A stretch of the Amycolatopsis sp. BJA-103 genome encodes the following:
- a CDS encoding bifunctional metallophosphatase/5'-nucleotidase translates to MKLSTRLAVITGAALTALATVAAPASAAPATTDVRIVTFNDLHGNLEPPSGSSGRVTLPGGATVNAGGAAYLATHLKRLRGEARNSVVLSAGDSIGASPVISALFHDEPTVELLNLLGVEASVVGNHEFDEGLKELRRIQNGGCHPTDGCQFRKSFKGANFPFLGANVYYENGFPALLPFSIEFSGGVPIGVIGATLKDLPQVVTPEAIKGLKFGEEVQAIDRTAKLLDLFGVKAQVVLLHQGDNSETAGPDECKVKPGAATAIAQKVSSKVDAIFTGHSHQQYNCVINDPSGNPRPVIQGASFGRLLSVVDLKIDRRTRDVVRGETKAHNEIVTRDVTPDADVQKLIDEAKVKAAPIANKAVGTITADLVAKGAASGESPLGDVIADAQLEATLSNGAQIAMTNPGGIRTDFTYASSPAGEGDGVVTYGEAFAVQPFANIMQTITLTGANLKNVLEQQWQANGIVRTLQISKSLKYSFSASAAQGSRISNLTLDGTPIDPAASYRVSVNNFLAAGGDGFTEFTQGTNLSGGPVDLDALIAYFAAHPGIAPPPADRIIALP, encoded by the coding sequence ATGAAGCTTTCCACCAGGCTGGCCGTCATCACCGGTGCCGCGTTGACCGCGCTGGCCACCGTCGCCGCGCCCGCGTCCGCCGCGCCGGCCACCACCGACGTCCGGATCGTCACGTTCAACGATCTGCACGGCAACCTCGAACCGCCGTCCGGCTCCAGCGGCCGTGTCACGCTGCCCGGTGGCGCGACGGTCAACGCGGGCGGCGCCGCCTACCTCGCGACGCACCTGAAGCGGCTTCGCGGCGAAGCGCGCAACTCCGTCGTGCTTTCGGCCGGTGACAGCATCGGCGCGTCGCCGGTGATCTCGGCGTTGTTCCACGACGAGCCGACCGTCGAGCTGCTGAACCTGCTCGGTGTCGAGGCGTCCGTGGTGGGGAACCACGAATTCGACGAGGGCCTCAAGGAGCTCCGCCGGATCCAGAACGGCGGCTGCCACCCGACCGACGGCTGCCAGTTCCGGAAGTCCTTCAAGGGCGCGAACTTCCCGTTCCTGGGGGCCAACGTGTACTACGAGAACGGCTTCCCGGCGTTGCTGCCGTTCAGCATCGAGTTCTCCGGCGGCGTCCCGATCGGTGTCATCGGCGCGACGCTGAAGGACCTGCCGCAGGTCGTCACCCCGGAGGCGATCAAGGGCCTCAAGTTCGGCGAAGAGGTCCAGGCGATCGACCGCACCGCCAAGCTGCTCGACCTCTTCGGCGTCAAGGCGCAGGTCGTGCTGCTGCACCAGGGTGACAACTCCGAGACCGCCGGACCCGACGAGTGCAAGGTCAAGCCGGGTGCCGCGACCGCGATCGCGCAGAAGGTCTCGTCCAAAGTGGACGCGATCTTCACCGGGCACAGCCACCAGCAGTACAACTGCGTGATCAACGACCCCTCAGGCAACCCGCGCCCGGTGATCCAGGGCGCGTCGTTCGGGCGTCTCCTGTCCGTCGTGGACCTGAAGATCGACCGCCGGACCCGCGACGTCGTGCGCGGCGAGACCAAGGCGCACAACGAGATCGTCACCCGCGACGTCACACCGGACGCCGACGTGCAGAAGCTGATCGACGAGGCCAAGGTCAAGGCCGCGCCGATCGCGAACAAGGCCGTCGGCACCATCACCGCGGACCTGGTCGCCAAGGGCGCGGCCTCCGGCGAGTCCCCGCTGGGCGACGTCATCGCCGACGCCCAGCTCGAGGCCACGCTGTCGAACGGCGCGCAGATCGCCATGACGAACCCGGGCGGTATCCGCACGGACTTCACCTACGCGTCCTCGCCCGCCGGTGAAGGCGACGGCGTGGTGACCTACGGCGAGGCGTTCGCCGTGCAGCCGTTCGCGAACATCATGCAGACGATCACGCTCACCGGGGCGAACCTGAAGAACGTGCTCGAGCAGCAGTGGCAGGCGAACGGGATCGTGCGGACCCTGCAGATCTCGAAGTCGCTGAAGTACTCGTTCTCGGCGTCGGCCGCCCAGGGTTCTCGCATCTCGAACCTGACGCTCGACGGCACGCCGATCGACCCGGCGGCGTCGTACCGCGTTTCGGTGAACAACTTCCTCGCCGCCGGCGGGGACGGCTTCACCGAGTTCACGCAGGGGACCAATCTGTCCGGTGGTCCGGTGGATCTGGACGCGCTGATCGCGTACTTCGCGGCGCACCCGGGCATCGCTCCGCCGCCCGCGGACCGGATCATCGCCCTGCCGTAA
- a CDS encoding class I SAM-dependent methyltransferase gives MDQGAFTADGCPVEVYRLLPPGDEPGIVHAAVPEGASILELGSGVGRVTHALLELGHPVVAVDDSPEMLAHVRTESMCSKIEDLRLGRVFDVVLLGSHLVNTAADADREAFLTTARAHVAPGGRVLVEWHPPEWFDSVRDGRGGRLGEVDVRLDEIVRDGDLLSAVVRYSAGEHWWNQPFTCRRLGLSALHAALAGAGLAFERWCADDRTWFSAIPA, from the coding sequence ATGGATCAGGGGGCGTTCACGGCCGATGGCTGTCCTGTCGAGGTGTACCGGCTGTTGCCGCCCGGCGACGAGCCCGGGATCGTGCACGCGGCGGTCCCGGAGGGCGCCTCGATCCTGGAGCTCGGCAGCGGCGTCGGGCGGGTCACGCACGCACTACTGGAACTGGGGCATCCGGTGGTCGCGGTGGACGACTCGCCGGAGATGCTCGCCCACGTCCGCACCGAGTCGATGTGCTCGAAGATCGAGGATCTGCGGCTCGGCCGGGTCTTCGACGTGGTCCTGCTGGGCAGTCATCTGGTCAACACCGCCGCGGACGCCGACCGCGAGGCCTTCTTGACCACCGCTCGCGCGCATGTCGCACCCGGCGGGCGAGTGCTGGTCGAATGGCATCCGCCGGAGTGGTTCGACTCGGTCCGGGACGGCAGGGGCGGGCGCCTCGGGGAGGTCGATGTCCGGCTCGACGAGATCGTCCGCGACGGCGACCTGCTCTCGGCTGTCGTCCGGTACTCGGCCGGGGAGCACTGGTGGAACCAGCCGTTCACCTGCCGACGGCTGGGTCTGTCGGCGCTGCACGCCGCCCTGGCCGGGGCCGGGCTGGCTTTCGAACGCTGGTGCGCCGACGACCGGACTTGGTTCTCGGCCATCCCGGCGTGA
- a CDS encoding GlsB/YeaQ/YmgE family stress response membrane protein, whose amino-acid sequence MLGGLWGIITTIVVGLILGVIGRMLASGDQKIPMWLTIVVGIIAAFIGNWLAGVFGVRDTAGIDWIRHAFQVGAAVVGVIAAAAIYAKVKGGGHRAMT is encoded by the coding sequence ATGTTGGGTGGCCTTTGGGGCATCATCACCACGATCGTGGTGGGCCTGATCCTCGGCGTCATCGGCCGGATGCTGGCGTCCGGCGATCAGAAGATCCCGATGTGGCTGACGATCGTGGTCGGCATCATCGCCGCTTTCATCGGCAACTGGCTGGCAGGCGTGTTCGGCGTCCGCGACACCGCGGGCATCGACTGGATCCGGCACGCCTTCCAGGTCGGCGCGGCCGTCGTCGGCGTCATCGCCGCGGCCGCCATCTACGCGAAGGTCAAGGGCGGCGGGCACCGCGCCATGACCTGA
- a CDS encoding leucine-rich repeat domain-containing protein, with product MTTRLELSGQGLTSLSGIPLPASLEYLDLYDNRLTSVPDELWSLSGLRVLNLATNRLTSVPPSIGALRQLHTLDLGHNELTALPDELGELSGLTEYLYVSDNRLTEFPVALCSLGRLKYLGCTDNRIATLPDDLSGLASLRELRLYGNGLTALPESLGTLSSLRELHLRKNRLTSLPDSLGELSELRQLDLRENRLTTLPDSIARLSKLDKLDLRWNKELREPSWLADFEALGCMVLR from the coding sequence GTGACCACTCGACTCGAACTCAGTGGCCAGGGGCTGACCTCCCTGTCCGGCATCCCCCTCCCGGCATCGCTCGAATACCTGGACCTGTACGACAACCGGTTGACGTCGGTTCCCGACGAGCTCTGGTCGCTTTCCGGGCTCCGGGTGCTGAATCTGGCCACCAACCGGCTGACCTCCGTCCCGCCGTCGATCGGCGCCCTGCGGCAGTTGCACACGCTGGACCTGGGCCACAACGAACTCACCGCCCTGCCGGACGAGCTCGGCGAGCTTTCCGGGCTGACGGAATACCTTTACGTGAGCGACAACCGGCTGACCGAGTTCCCCGTCGCGCTGTGCTCGCTCGGTCGGCTGAAATACCTGGGGTGCACGGACAATCGGATCGCGACGCTGCCGGACGATCTGTCCGGCCTGGCCTCACTGCGCGAACTTCGCTTGTACGGCAACGGATTGACCGCGTTGCCGGAGTCGCTGGGGACGCTTTCCTCGTTGCGCGAACTGCATTTGCGGAAGAACCGGCTGACGTCGTTGCCGGACTCCCTCGGCGAGCTGAGCGAATTGCGCCAGCTGGACCTGCGCGAGAACCGGCTCACCACGCTGCCGGATTCGATCGCCCGGCTGTCCAAATTGGACAAACTGGATCTGCGGTGGAACAAGGAACTCCGGGAGCCGTCGTGGCTCGCGGACTTCGAGGCCCTCGGCTGCATGGTGCTGAGGTGA
- a CDS encoding acyl-CoA dehydrogenase, giving the protein MGHYKSNVRDLEFNLFEVLGVQDRLGKGVLAESDEETARGVLTELNKLASGPLADSYADADRNPPVYDPKTFSVKIPESFKKSYQALMDGEWWRLGLPNELGGFGLPPTVQWAAAELILGANAPLFMYMAGPSFAGIVDKNGTEEQKHWAQIMIDRGWGATMVLTEPDAGSDVGAGRAKAVKQEDGSWHIDGVKRFITSAENDMVENIMHLVLARPEGPGIETKAGTKGLSLFLVPKFHFDGKTGELGERNGAFVTNVEHKMGIKASTTCELTFGQHGTPAKGWLLGEVHDGIAQMFQVIEYARMMVGTKAIATLSTGYLNALEYAKERVQGADLPNMLNKTAPRVTITHHPDVRRSLMLQKAYAEGLRSVYLYTATFQDQVWTGEGDEASQKIAHGVNDLLLPIVKGVGSERATEQLVQSLQTLGGSGFLQDYPIEQYIRDAKIDSLYEGTTAIQSLDFFFRKIVRDKGASLAYLAGEITKTIESEIGNGRLKNERGLLKQALEDTQGMLGSLIGYLTTSQEDPQNINKVGQHTVRLLMSVGDLLIGWRLIRHAEVAIGKLDAGASAKDTPFYEGKIAVASFFAKSVLPELTSRRAIVEAADNSLMDISEAAF; this is encoded by the coding sequence ATGGGCCACTACAAGAGCAACGTCCGAGACCTGGAGTTCAACCTCTTCGAGGTCCTCGGCGTACAGGACCGCCTCGGCAAGGGCGTCCTCGCGGAATCCGACGAGGAGACCGCGCGCGGCGTGCTGACCGAGCTGAACAAGCTCGCTTCCGGTCCCCTCGCCGACTCGTACGCCGACGCGGACCGCAACCCGCCGGTGTACGACCCGAAGACCTTCTCGGTGAAGATCCCCGAGTCGTTCAAGAAGAGCTACCAGGCGCTGATGGACGGCGAATGGTGGCGGCTCGGCCTGCCGAACGAACTGGGCGGCTTCGGCCTGCCCCCGACCGTGCAGTGGGCCGCGGCCGAGCTGATCCTCGGCGCCAACGCGCCGCTGTTCATGTACATGGCGGGCCCGAGCTTCGCCGGGATCGTCGACAAGAACGGCACCGAAGAGCAGAAGCACTGGGCGCAGATCATGATCGATCGCGGCTGGGGCGCGACGATGGTGCTCACCGAGCCCGACGCCGGTTCCGACGTCGGCGCGGGCCGCGCCAAGGCCGTCAAGCAGGAGGACGGCTCCTGGCACATCGACGGCGTGAAGCGGTTCATCACCTCGGCCGAGAACGACATGGTCGAGAACATCATGCACCTGGTGCTGGCCCGTCCCGAGGGCCCCGGCATCGAGACCAAGGCCGGCACCAAGGGCCTGTCGCTGTTCCTCGTGCCGAAGTTCCACTTCGACGGCAAGACCGGTGAGCTGGGCGAGCGCAACGGCGCCTTCGTCACCAACGTCGAGCACAAGATGGGCATCAAGGCCTCGACCACCTGCGAGCTGACCTTCGGCCAGCACGGCACCCCCGCCAAGGGCTGGCTGCTCGGCGAGGTGCACGACGGCATCGCGCAGATGTTCCAGGTCATCGAGTACGCCCGCATGATGGTCGGCACGAAGGCCATCGCGACGCTGTCGACCGGTTACCTCAACGCGCTCGAGTACGCCAAGGAGCGCGTCCAGGGCGCCGACCTGCCGAACATGCTGAACAAGACGGCGCCGCGCGTCACGATCACCCACCACCCGGACGTCCGCCGCTCGCTGATGCTGCAGAAGGCGTACGCCGAGGGCCTGCGTTCGGTGTACCTCTACACCGCGACGTTCCAGGACCAGGTGTGGACCGGCGAGGGCGACGAGGCCTCCCAGAAGATCGCGCACGGCGTCAACGACCTGCTGCTGCCGATCGTCAAGGGCGTCGGCTCGGAGCGCGCGACCGAGCAGCTCGTGCAGTCGCTGCAGACCCTCGGCGGGTCGGGCTTCCTGCAGGACTACCCGATCGAGCAGTACATCCGCGACGCGAAGATCGACTCGCTGTACGAAGGCACCACGGCCATCCAGTCGCTGGACTTCTTCTTCCGCAAGATCGTCCGCGACAAGGGCGCTTCGCTGGCCTACCTCGCCGGGGAGATCACGAAGACCATCGAGTCGGAGATCGGCAACGGGCGGCTCAAGAACGAGCGCGGTCTGCTCAAGCAGGCGCTCGAAGACACCCAGGGCATGCTCGGCTCGCTGATCGGCTACCTGACCACGTCGCAGGAAGACCCGCAGAACATCAACAAGGTCGGCCAGCACACGGTCCGCCTGCTGATGTCGGTCGGCGATCTGCTCATCGGCTGGCGGCTCATCAGGCACGCCGAGGTCGCCATCGGCAAGCTCGACGCGGGTGCGTCGGCGAAGGACACCCCGTTCTACGAGGGCAAGATCGCCGTGGCGTCGTTCTTCGCGAAGAGCGTGCTGCCGGAGCTGACGTCGCGCCGGGCGATCGTCGAGGCCGCGGACAACAGCCTCATGGACATCTCCGAGGCCGCTTTCTAA
- a CDS encoding MmcQ/YjbR family DNA-binding protein has protein sequence MTTWEEVVDLAGRLPEVEESTSYRTPSLKVAGKNFARLRTEAEGGLMLLCEHAEKEALLASGDPAYFTTPHYDGYGAILVDLEKVETAQLRELIEEAWRMKAPARLTKGLDD, from the coding sequence ATGACGACCTGGGAAGAAGTCGTGGACCTGGCCGGCAGGCTGCCGGAGGTCGAGGAGTCGACGTCGTATCGCACGCCGTCGCTCAAGGTCGCGGGCAAGAACTTCGCCCGGCTGCGCACCGAGGCCGAGGGCGGGCTGATGCTGCTGTGCGAGCACGCGGAGAAGGAGGCCCTGCTGGCCTCCGGAGACCCCGCGTACTTCACCACACCGCATTACGACGGCTATGGCGCGATCCTCGTCGACCTCGAGAAGGTCGAGACGGCGCAATTGCGTGAGCTCATCGAGGAGGCCTGGCGGATGAAGGCACCCGCCAGGCTCACGAAAGGTCTGGACGACTAG
- the mug gene encoding G/U mismatch-specific DNA glycosylase — translation MRTKPTKDELAAAYGKTIDDVIAPGLDVLFCGINPGLYSGALGLHFARPGNRFWPALHRGGFTPRLFDPGEQDELLELGLGITNVVARTTARADELTKDEFLEGGRLLTARVAEYRPRWLAVVGITAFRTAFGLPKAKVGPQESGIGGTNVWVLPNPSGLNAHWTPAALGDEFGRLRAEVHSE, via the coding sequence GTGAGGACAAAACCGACCAAGGACGAACTGGCCGCCGCGTACGGCAAGACCATCGACGACGTCATCGCGCCGGGCCTGGACGTGCTGTTCTGCGGGATCAACCCCGGCCTCTACTCCGGCGCGCTCGGCCTGCACTTCGCCAGGCCCGGGAACCGGTTCTGGCCCGCGCTGCATCGCGGCGGTTTCACCCCGCGCCTGTTCGACCCCGGCGAGCAGGACGAGCTGCTCGAACTCGGCCTCGGCATCACGAACGTCGTCGCGCGGACGACGGCGCGAGCCGACGAGCTGACGAAGGACGAATTCCTCGAAGGCGGACGGCTCCTCACCGCGAGGGTCGCCGAATACCGGCCACGCTGGCTCGCCGTGGTCGGGATCACGGCCTTCCGGACCGCCTTCGGCCTGCCGAAGGCGAAGGTCGGCCCGCAGGAGAGCGGGATCGGGGGCACCAACGTCTGGGTTCTGCCGAATCCGAGCGGGCTGAACGCGCATTGGACACCCGCGGCGCTCGGGGACGAGTTCGGCCGGCTCCGCGCCGAAGTCCACTCTGAGTAG
- a CDS encoding alpha/beta fold hydrolase, protein MDNVVFDRAGKGEPLVLIHGVGHRRQAWSPVLGLLTPHRDVITVDLPGFGESAPHSGGYGVEAAVEMFGKFFRELGLGKPHVAGNSLGGLLSLALGEAGLVRSVTALSPAGLWTPRQQRYALSMLRTHRLLAERIPEHTARRLAATPAGRSVLTGMIVGRPDRLTTQVVMEDIRALAGCPGFRPTLEQARGGFRFAGVVEDVPVTIAWARHDRILARPKAAELRRIAPKAELLVLPGCGHVPMNDEPELVARVLLNGSRDM, encoded by the coding sequence ATGGACAACGTCGTCTTCGACCGCGCGGGCAAGGGCGAGCCGCTGGTGCTGATCCACGGGGTCGGCCACCGGCGCCAGGCCTGGTCGCCCGTGCTCGGCCTGCTCACCCCGCACCGCGACGTCATCACCGTCGACCTGCCCGGCTTCGGCGAATCGGCACCGCACTCCGGCGGTTACGGCGTCGAAGCCGCTGTCGAGATGTTCGGGAAGTTCTTCCGCGAACTGGGCCTAGGCAAACCGCACGTCGCGGGCAACTCGCTCGGCGGGCTGCTCTCGCTCGCGCTCGGGGAAGCGGGTCTCGTCCGCAGTGTGACGGCGTTGTCCCCGGCAGGGCTGTGGACGCCGCGGCAGCAGCGGTACGCGCTGAGCATGCTGCGCACCCACCGCCTGCTCGCCGAGAGGATCCCCGAGCACACCGCGCGGCGCCTCGCCGCGACACCGGCGGGCCGGTCGGTGCTGACCGGGATGATCGTCGGCCGTCCGGACCGGCTCACCACGCAGGTCGTCATGGAGGACATCCGCGCGCTCGCGGGCTGCCCCGGCTTCCGGCCGACGCTGGAACAGGCCCGCGGCGGCTTTCGGTTCGCGGGCGTCGTCGAGGACGTCCCGGTGACCATCGCGTGGGCGCGGCACGACCGCATCCTCGCCCGCCCGAAGGCCGCCGAGCTGCGCCGGATCGCGCCGAAGGCGGAACTGCTGGTCCTTCCGGGCTGCGGGCACGTGCCGATGAACGACGAACCCGAGCTGGTGGCACGGGTGCTCCTGAACGGTTCACGTGACATGTGA
- a CDS encoding GNAT family N-acetyltransferase — MLTGELIRLRPLEPEDADTLWRWNNDPEVMRWMMADHPESLAQIRERFAKRKPNSYEQADFAIESLAVGTLIGTASLRDATPEQGRAELDIYLGEKDHWGGGYGTDAMRTLCRYGFEMMRLHMIALWVVVDNEAAIHIYKKLGFQVDGRHRQSFRGQNGQWHDEYLMSLLEGELR; from the coding sequence ATGCTGACCGGTGAACTGATCCGTCTGCGACCGCTGGAGCCCGAGGACGCGGACACGCTGTGGCGCTGGAACAACGACCCGGAGGTCATGCGCTGGATGATGGCGGACCATCCTGAATCGCTCGCCCAGATCCGCGAGCGCTTCGCCAAACGGAAGCCCAACAGCTACGAGCAGGCGGACTTCGCGATCGAGAGCCTCGCCGTCGGCACGCTGATCGGCACCGCCTCCCTGCGGGACGCCACCCCGGAACAGGGCCGCGCCGAACTCGACATCTACCTCGGCGAGAAGGATCACTGGGGTGGCGGCTACGGCACCGACGCCATGCGCACGCTCTGCCGCTACGGCTTCGAGATGATGCGGCTGCACATGATCGCGCTGTGGGTCGTCGTCGACAACGAGGCCGCGATCCACATCTACAAGAAGCTCGGGTTCCAGGTGGACGGCAGGCATCGGCAGTCGTTCCGCGGCCAGAACGGCCAGTGGCACGACGAGTACCTGATGAGCCTGCTCGAAGGGGAACTCCGCTAG
- a CDS encoding response regulator transcription factor: MTRSIEPNRTQAGRPGGLPPGGRGLGVAAVDPIPIFCEGLSSLVHRTPGLQWLGHANSHHAALQLCEQLKPDVIVLDSALDPNCHLSRLLSNGDPALVIITLVRDTNRTQQYLAAAIAAGVHAIVPRATDGRHLTEAIRRAHSDRRYIDPTLAALTARPKRQPVLPKPGDAPKPATARGLMPLSRREYQVLQLVAEGLENSGIAKILFLSVETVRTHVKSILRKLSARDRTHAVTIAFRSGILVTHPDDAHNPADATPAPSIAPSPR; the protein is encoded by the coding sequence GTGACGCGAAGCATCGAGCCGAACCGAACGCAGGCCGGGAGGCCTGGCGGACTGCCACCAGGCGGACGAGGCCTCGGCGTGGCCGCCGTCGATCCGATCCCGATCTTCTGCGAGGGCCTGAGTTCGCTGGTCCACCGCACGCCGGGGCTGCAGTGGCTCGGGCACGCGAACAGCCATCACGCCGCGCTCCAGTTGTGCGAGCAGCTCAAACCGGACGTGATCGTGCTGGATTCGGCGCTCGACCCGAACTGCCACCTGTCCCGGCTGCTCAGCAACGGCGATCCGGCGCTGGTCATCATCACGCTGGTCAGGGACACCAACCGCACGCAGCAGTACCTCGCCGCGGCCATCGCGGCCGGGGTGCACGCGATCGTGCCGCGGGCGACCGACGGGCGGCATCTGACCGAGGCGATCCGGCGCGCGCACAGTGACCGCCGCTACATCGACCCGACGCTGGCCGCGTTGACGGCGCGACCGAAGCGCCAGCCCGTCCTCCCGAAACCGGGCGACGCGCCCAAACCCGCGACCGCGCGCGGCCTGATGCCGCTGTCCCGCCGCGAGTACCAGGTCCTTCAGTTGGTCGCCGAGGGGCTGGAGAACTCCGGGATCGCAAAAATCCTGTTCCTGTCCGTGGAAACCGTGCGGACGCACGTCAAGAGCATCCTGCGCAAGCTTTCCGCCCGCGACCGGACACACGCGGTCACCATCGCCTTCCGGTCCGGCATCCTGGTCACGCATCCGGATGACGCGCACAATCCGGCGGACGCCACGCCCGCCCCTTCGATCGCGCCGTCACCCCGCTGA
- a CDS encoding VanZ family protein: MTNAQVTALQYGLIGFFALWATVLIPQLIVLHSRGRVRLRPVLTMAAVLLYATMTLAVTFLPLPGPGVKRPSQTVQLHPFQWITDIHTELLKHGLPMADWFTTQTFQQATMNVLLFVPLGFFARTLWKRGLIGTTLIGLAASLLIEITQLTANFGTAPHVYRIFDVDDLLNNTGGAMLGWIAGALLLSLVRKPVPSTVELQPDVLATAEGSLTQPVRSERIDLAQVR, translated from the coding sequence ATGACGAACGCACAGGTCACCGCCCTGCAGTACGGCTTGATCGGCTTCTTCGCGCTCTGGGCGACGGTGCTGATCCCGCAGCTGATCGTCCTGCACTCGCGCGGCCGGGTGCGCCTTCGTCCCGTCCTGACCATGGCCGCCGTGCTGCTCTACGCCACGATGACCCTGGCGGTGACCTTCCTGCCGCTGCCCGGGCCCGGCGTCAAACGACCGAGCCAGACCGTGCAGCTGCATCCGTTCCAGTGGATCACCGACATCCACACCGAACTGCTCAAGCACGGGCTGCCGATGGCCGACTGGTTCACCACCCAGACCTTCCAGCAGGCCACCATGAACGTGCTGCTGTTCGTCCCACTCGGGTTCTTCGCCAGGACGCTGTGGAAGCGCGGCCTGATCGGCACGACGCTGATCGGTCTCGCCGCTTCGCTGCTGATCGAGATCACGCAGCTGACCGCGAACTTCGGCACCGCGCCCCACGTCTACCGGATCTTCGACGTCGACGACCTGCTCAACAACACGGGTGGCGCGATGCTCGGCTGGATCGCCGGAGCCCTGCTGCTCAGCCTCGTGCGGAAGCCTGTTCCTTCAACGGTCGAACTTCAGCCCGACGTACTTGCTACCGCCGAGGGCTCATTGACGCAGCCGGTGCGCAGCGAGCGGATCGACCTCGCCCAGGTTCGCTAG
- a CDS encoding GNAT family N-acetyltransferase: MLLVRRLTSEDLDVFREIRLRALTDTPENYGSIAAAERAQPDEEWLARLAGDAWFAAFDGGRPVGLVAGRAREDGWILYSMWVAPDARGQGLGSKLMGEVRSAAEDDGAREVWLHVAEDNDRARRLYLKLGFIATGELEPMPNDVTRRRERLFLPVTAGSSK; encoded by the coding sequence ATGTTGCTCGTTCGACGGCTGACCTCCGAAGACCTCGACGTCTTCCGTGAGATCCGCCTGCGTGCCCTGACGGACACCCCCGAGAACTACGGCTCGATCGCCGCTGCCGAACGGGCTCAGCCCGACGAAGAGTGGCTCGCGAGGCTGGCCGGAGACGCCTGGTTCGCCGCTTTCGACGGCGGCCGTCCGGTCGGCCTGGTCGCCGGGCGGGCGCGCGAAGACGGCTGGATCCTCTACTCGATGTGGGTCGCGCCCGACGCCCGCGGCCAAGGATTGGGCTCGAAGCTGATGGGTGAGGTGCGGTCGGCCGCCGAGGACGACGGCGCCCGGGAGGTGTGGCTGCACGTCGCGGAGGACAACGACCGGGCGCGGCGGCTGTATCTGAAACTCGGCTTCATCGCGACGGGGGAACTGGAGCCGATGCCGAACGACGTCACCCGGAGGCGTGAGCGTCTTTTTTTACCTGTTACCGCCGGTAGCAGTAAATAG
- a CDS encoding GlsB/YeaQ/YmgE family stress response membrane protein, with protein MTVTGIITAIVVGLILGVLGRFFAPGKQSIPIWLTIVVGIAAAFIGTWIARGLGYADTNGFDWLELITQIVVAGIGVTLAANLYGRRGVTR; from the coding sequence ATGACAGTCACCGGCATCATCACGGCGATCGTGGTCGGTTTGATCCTCGGGGTGCTCGGTAGGTTCTTCGCCCCCGGCAAGCAGTCGATCCCGATCTGGCTGACGATCGTGGTGGGTATCGCCGCCGCCTTCATCGGCACCTGGATCGCCCGCGGTCTCGGCTACGCGGACACCAACGGCTTCGACTGGCTCGAACTCATCACCCAGATCGTCGTCGCCGGCATCGGAGTCACCCTGGCGGCGAATCTCTACGGACGCCGGGGTGTCACCCGGTAA